TCTTCCGCAAACTGCAAGAGGACCGGCACCGTGATCCACTCGTTGGCATGAAACGCTGCGCTGTAACAGACCTGTATCTCACCGACACCCAGACGCAGCGCAGGGATCTCTTTCCCCATCACACTGCTGCCGATCACTGTCTTTTCCATAAAAGGATAATACATGAGCAAATGCTCTATCGCTTTCATCGTTGTGTCATACGAATATGCTGTCAATTCCATCTGTCCACCCGCTTTTTTGATTTATTTCCTGTCCCCGCCAGACCGGCGGTTCTGCCATACGCTGTCTGACAGGACTCTCCATTATTTCATACATATGCGGGGAACGTTTGAAAAATCAGTCTTTCACGCAGAGTGCTTCCGGGCCGGCCCAATCCTGAAACTATCGAATGAAGTTGGTTACGATCCGGGATTCCTTTTCCGGCAGACCATAAGTCTCTTTGCCAAGCGCAATACTTTTCATCAAAAACGACATATTCTCCGCCAGAACACGCATCGTCTGAAGTCCTTCCTCATCCTGCGCGGCCTCTCCGGCGGTTCTGCCGTGAATGCTGTTCCAGTACTGGCCGGAAGCGACAGGCATCCCGGAGATTGTAAAGTATTTATTCAGCTCGTCAAACGTCGCCGAAAGGCCGCCTCTTCTGGCCGCCACCACACTGGCTCCCACTTTCATCGTCTTGTCGAACGATGTACTGTAGAACAGCCGGTCCAGAAAGGCTATAAGCGTGGCATTGGCGGACGCATAGTAGACCGGGCTGCCGACTACAAGGCCGTCGCAGGCTTCAAAGAGCGGCGCTGTCTCATTGACGAGATCGCCAAAGGCACATTTACCGTTCCTGCCGCAAAAACCGCAGGCGACGCAGCCTCTGATGTCCTTGCCACCGATCTGCACCAGCTCTGTCCCGATCTGATTCCTGGCAAACACCTTCTCCATCTCATGCAGTGCGATATAAGTATTCCCCTCCACATGCGGGGAGCCGTTGATCATAAGTACTTTCATTCTTACCATCCTTTCCCATCTTATATTTATTTGTTTTTATACCCTCAGTGGACAAGGGTACACACGCCGTGTGTCCCTTTGTTCACTGAGGGTACAGTAATGAGAGCATATGAACTGCCGCCGAAAACAGAACTGCCACACAGCCCTGAACCATTCCTGTCGCCAGAAGACACAGCAGGACGATCCGCATCATTACCATCACAAATGCGGCGGCGGCCCACACACCGGCGGAAATCCCAAAGTAGACGGCCAGAACAGCCATAAACATTACCCAAAGCAGCGCATGGAATAAAAGCATCCATAACAAGCCGTGTTTCTTAGTGAGCCATTTTCTGCTGAGCAGACAGTTAAGCCCCGCAGCGAATACCGCCAGTAACAGCATCACAAAATAATCCGGAAAAAAGACGGTCTCCGCATACAACACTTCATACATCGGTCTTTGTCCGACTGTCAGATTCCAGTAAATGAACGGAAGAAACAGCAGGATCGCACCCAGCAAAATAAACGCGCCGTCCCGCAGCCCATAACCTGTTCTCTTCTCAAGCATCTCTTTCTCCTTTTCCTCTTTTGTGATCAGCCACATCCTGCATCACGTTCCCGCATAGAAAAAATCTCATTTCCCATACGGCAAAATGACAGGAGCATTCTATCTCCTGCCATTTATCTTATACTCCCTGATCATTCGCTGTCAAGAACTGCGCCGGGTATGACAAACGCATTAAAGAACAAACTGTGAACAAGAACACGACTTTGATTTTGCACCGCAGAAGGACAGAAAGATTTTCGTGTCTGCGACTTGCGGAGGATATTTGTATTTTCTATTGTCCTGTCAACATCAGCAGTTTCCGGACACGGAGGTTCGGAAAAGGGCTGCCTGAGCCCGGATGGCGAATGCAGACCGTCTGCGTCGCCGGCATAGGACTTGACAGAAGGACAATCTGAAAATACCAGATCCGCAGCACGGAGCATAACGGAAACTTTTTGACCTTCTGCTCATAACGGAAATCGGCTGATGAATGTTCACAGTTTAATCACTGATACGTTTGTCATGTAGCCCGATCGCACGAATCCGGCCTAAAACCGGATCGGCTCCACATCTTCATCGAGGGGCATCATCTCATACTCGGGAAGTTGATCGAGCAGTTCGTTCAGGCAGATGCCCGTGCTGTAGACGACGTCATGAGCCAGCATAATGATCTTCTTGCGTCCCAGTGTCGTCTCTACGCCGTTGGCGATCAGATCCTGCGGGTCCGCATCTTCCACAGCGTCTTCCAGACTGGCATTCCAGTCATAATAAATATAGCCCCGCTCTGTCATCTCCTCGATGATTTCCTCGTTGACGCCCTGATTATAGCTGTTGACGCTGCCTCCGGGAAACCGGAAGAGCTTTACATCCACGCCTGTCACCTCGTAGACAGTCTGCCTCGCCGTCTCAAAATCCTCGACATAGCTGTCCACACTCTCATACACCTGTTCATAGTCATGGGTGTCACAGTGGATGCCGATCGTATGCCCTTCCTCTACAATCCTGCGCGCAATCTCCGGATGCTTTCTCACATTTTCTCCTACAAGAAAGAATGTCGCCCTGATGCCCCGCTCTTTTAAAATATCCAGCACCCTCGCGGTGTTTTCCTCGGATGGTCCGTCATCAAATGTCAGATACATCGTCTTTGGGTGGAAATAATACTCGATCCCCTGCACGATGCCGTCCGCGATCTGTTCCTGATATTCCTCCGTGATCAGCAGGTTCCGTTCCTCTTTGTTGGACAGAAATCCTGTCTCAATCAGGCAGGACGGCATTTTCGTCTCACCGGTCACATGGAAGTCCGCATCTCCCCGCAGTTCCCGCTCTGCTGTCTCCACCTTCCTTGCCGTCTGCTGGCGCATAAGCTGTGCCAGCCGCCTGTTATCCCACCCGGTGCCCGTCTCCTCATACCACACTTCCATTCCGCTGACACTCGTATCCTCGGAAGCATTCTGATGAATGCTCACATAAATGTCTGCGCGGGCGGCATTTGCCATTTTTACCCGCTCCTCTTTGGTGATATAGCTGTCATCTTCCCGCGACATGATAACCGTATAGCCGAGCGCTTCCAGTTTGTCACGCACCCGTCCGGCAATCGATAAGTTCACCATTTTCTCCTGGATTCCGCCTCTGGCACAGCCTTCGTCCTCACCGCCATGCCCCGGGTCTATAAAAATCACCGGTATATCTGACACTTCTGTCAGCATCCCCGAAGCCCACAATTCGTCAAACATCCCTTCCAGCGAATAACTCTGCATCGGAGTCTGCGGCTGCACTTCTTTCTCCGCCTGGACTTCCCGCGAGGCTGCAAACACTTCCAGTGCAGGAATCCTTTGCAGCAGAAAAGCAGTCAGACAGACCATCGCGATCGTCGCCGCCGTGACAAAAACACGTTTCAAAACCCGGAGCCTTTGCTCCCGCCTGCGGTTTTCCCGGCAGACTTGTCTGAAATTCTTTCCTTCGCGGCGAACGTTTTTTCTTTTGCCGGCCGTCCTTTTGCTGTGACCAATTTCTCTTTTGTGCATAATACCAAACTCCCCTGTAATTTCGATAAGATAAGATTACACAGGCGCTGCATCAAATTGGTATCATTTTTGCATCATTTTTGCATCATTTCCGATCTGCCTCTTGACACCCGGATCTATTTGGATATCTTCAGAAACAATTCATTGATCCCTTCATAAAAGCCGATCGTCACAATCGTCGCCTCTTCCCCCATCCCCGGGAAGACATACTTCTTATAATAAGGTGTCACTTCCAGAAGCGGGTTGTCCGATTCATAGGCAACGGGACTCCCAAGTCCCATATATTTACTCCATTTTTCGATGATCTTGTCCGCGTCAATCTCTTCCCACAGCAGCGGTGTTCTCACATAGAACTCATAGAGCCTGCCGTCGTCCGCATCGATATAGGCGTCGATCAGACGGTTTTCCTTATTGGCATTTTTCTGACTGTTGGAAAGACTCATCTTCCAGACAGCGATATTATTTCTCGGCTCCAACACGTCGATGGCAGAATAAAGCACCGCGTTATAAGCGGCGGGTTCCACTTCCCGCACCTCCTCCGGCAGGATTCCCGCTTCTTTCAAAATACGCAGTCCGTCATTGCACGTCTCATAGATCTGTTCATCTGTGATCTCCCTGCCGGAAGGTCCCCGATAATTTACAACAAAGGCGTAGGACCCCTCCAGTTCCTCGTAATCCATCCCGACGCGGGTCATGGCATTTTGCTCACTCTCGGGAAGTGTCTGGCTGCTCAGACATCGGGAAAGGATATACAGCCTTTCATTGGCGTTGAGTTCATAGCGGTACCCGGCGCTCGCTTCCTCAATCGTCTCCGCATGAATCTGTCCGAGCGTACTCTTATCCCGGTATTTGGCCATGGACTCCGGTCCCCAGATAGACAGGGCCACGCAGACCGCCGTCAGAAGGAAAAATGCCGTTATCTTCGCCTTATACTTCATTTCGTTCCTTCCTCCTTCCCTTCTTTTGCGCCTGGGCGGCTGTCTGACCGGGAAGGACAAAGCTGAAGCAGGAACCCTTTCCGGCCTCGCTCTCTATCTCCAGCTCACTGTGATGAATCTTCA
The sequence above is a segment of the Lachnospiraceae bacterium JLR.KK008 genome. Coding sequences within it:
- a CDS encoding flavodoxin family protein; this encodes MKVLMINGSPHVEGNTYIALHEMEKVFARNQIGTELVQIGGKDIRGCVACGFCGRNGKCAFGDLVNETAPLFEACDGLVVGSPVYYASANATLIAFLDRLFYSTSFDKTMKVGASVVAARRGGLSATFDELNKYFTISGMPVASGQYWNSIHGRTAGEAAQDEEGLQTMRVLAENMSFLMKSIALGKETYGLPEKESRIVTNFIR
- a CDS encoding N-acetylmuramoyl-L-alanine amidase, producing MKRVFVTAATIAMVCLTAFLLQRIPALEVFAASREVQAEKEVQPQTPMQSYSLEGMFDELWASGMLTEVSDIPVIFIDPGHGGEDEGCARGGIQEKMVNLSIAGRVRDKLEALGYTVIMSREDDSYITKEERVKMANAARADIYVSIHQNASEDTSVSGMEVWYEETGTGWDNRRLAQLMRQQTARKVETAERELRGDADFHVTGETKMPSCLIETGFLSNKEERNLLITEEYQEQIADGIVQGIEYYFHPKTMYLTFDDGPSEENTARVLDILKERGIRATFFLVGENVRKHPEIARRIVEEGHTIGIHCDTHDYEQVYESVDSYVEDFETARQTVYEVTGVDVKLFRFPGGSVNSYNQGVNEEIIEEMTERGYIYYDWNASLEDAVEDADPQDLIANGVETTLGRKKIIMLAHDVVYSTGICLNELLDQLPEYEMMPLDEDVEPIRF